One Ictalurus furcatus strain D&B chromosome 21, Billie_1.0, whole genome shotgun sequence genomic region harbors:
- the pip4k2cb gene encoding phosphatidylinositol 5-phosphate 4-kinase type-2 gamma produces MASPKSGSVSNPPPSKLRRTKSKKKHFVHQKVEVFRASDPVLSVFMWGINHTVSDMVQVPAPVMLLPDDFKANSKIKVNYHLFNKENLPGHFKFKEYCPQVFRNLRERFGIEDQDYQASLVRSSPLKDGDSQDEHLLLTSYDRLLIIKQISSEEVEDMHNILSEYHQHIVKSHGVTLLPQFLGMYRVTVNNEDAYFIIMRNMFSHQLTIHTKYNLKGSLVSREASDKEKEKDLPTFKDMDFRNNMQRIYISDEEKEKLMEKLNRDIDFLVRLKLMDYSLLLAIHEMDRGEREEEEEDEESTCEEEDEQENNVTMVASASLSTSAEGGTGSFPARRTITLAEFDPRVDVYGIQSAAGAPQREVYFMGLINILTHYDTKKKAAHAAKTVKHGTGAEISTVHPEQYGKRFLEFIANIFTH; encoded by the exons ATGGCGTCCCCAAAATCAGGCTCCGTCTCGAACCCCCCGCCATCTAAACTGCGCCGCACCAAGAGCAAGAAGAAACACTTTGTCCATCAGAAGGTGGAGGTGTTCAGGGCCAGCGATCCTGTGCTGAGTGTCTTCATGTGGGGCATCAATCACACG gTCAGTGATATGGTTCAAGTTCCTGCGCCGGTGATGCTGCTGCCCGATGACTTTAAAGCCAACAGCAAGATCAAAGTGAACTACCACCTGTTCAACaa AGAAAACCTTCCTGGACACTTTAAGTTTAAAGAGTACTGCCCACAGGTCTTCCGTAACCTCCGAGAGAGATTTGGGATCGAGGATCAGGACTATCAG GCGTCATTAGTGCGCAGTTCCCCCCTAAAGGATGGCGACAGTCAGGATGAGCATCTCCTGCTCACCTCATACGACCGATTACTGATTATCAAACAGATTTCCAGTGAGGAAGTGGAGGACATGCACAACATCCTGTCCGAATATCACCAG CACATTGTAAAGAGTCACGGCGTCACGCTGCTCCCTCAGTTCCTCGGCATGTACCGTGTTACCGTCAACAACGAGGACGCGTACTTCATCATCATGAGGAACATGTTCAGTCACCAGCTGACCATCCACACAAAATACAACCTCAAG gGCTCTTTGGTGTCTCGTGAAGCGAGTGATAAAGAGAAG GAGAAAGATCTGCCGACATTCAAGGACATGGACTTCAGGAACAACATGCAGCGGATTTATATCAGCgatgaggagaaggagaagctcATGGAGAAGCTCAACCGTGACATAGAC ttCCTCGTGAGGTTAAAGCTCATGGACTACAGCCTGTTGTTGGCGATTCATGAAATGGACCGAGGTGagcgagaggaagaggaggaggatgaagaatCCACGtgtgaggaggaggacgagCAGGAAAACAACGTGACCATGGTAGCATCAGCGTCTCTCAGCACATCAGCTGAGGGCGGGACCGGTTCTTTTCCCGCCCGTAGAACCATCACTCTGGCAGAGTTTGATCCGCGTGTGGATGTTTACGGAATCCAAAGTGCAGCCG GAGCTCCACAGAGAGAAGTTTACTTCATGGGGCTGATAAACATCCTGACTCATTACGACACCAAGAAAAAAGCAGCACATGCTGCAAAGACCGTCAAGCACGGA ACAGGGGCGGAGATCTCTACAGTACATCCTGAGCAGTATGGCAAGAGATTCCTGGAGTTCATCGCCAACATTTTCACTCACTGA
- the LOC128625021 gene encoding G-protein coupled receptor 182-like codes for MDAENNDTDWILNHCTVKVDWTSRRIGLFLLHLFMFIVGLIMNLTVVWVNWQRRRTRNTVIFCILNMGVADTMLMLFLPISMLEVALDHVWVWGNFLCRFSNLFIMLNIHASSFFLAYISVERYLSLVHGSAPKITATSEKRKRNIISVALWIFALFLGSLETVHVRVLGYNEPGCYLVPEHDLEKWFSSLVIIHFLAQYLIPAVIMVTFNMLTARAVRSSPEVQIRNIDDIWFLHVYSSVFIICWLPFHLTMILILVDLTQPDLFTCNTVEQLFFSYTVVRTIALLHCLANPILYSFLSRSFRSKLINLILSHLPQDVVANQGTNQHPDRVEGKGNGGKANNMAENNTSQSDGGP; via the coding sequence ATGGACGCTGAGAACAATGACACAGACTGGATCCTTAACCACTGCACCGTCAAGGTGGACTGGACATCTCGGCGTATCGGTCTCTTCCTGCTCCACCTCTTCATGTTCATCGTGGGATTGATCATGAATTTGACTGTCGTCTGGGTAAACTGGCAGAGACGCCGCACACGTAACACCGTCATATTCTGCATCCTCAACATGGGCGTGGCCGATACCATGCTGATGCTCTTCTTACCCATCTCCATGCTCGAAGTTGCTTTAGACCACGTTTGGGTTTGGGGCAATTTCTTGTGTCGCTTTTCGAATTTATTCATCATGCTTAACATCCATGCTAGCTCATTTTTCTTAGCCTATATATCTGTTGAGCGTTATCTGTCACTGGTACATGGATCAGCACCAAAAATAACAGCCACATCAGAAAAGCGCAAGAGGAACATCATTTCTGTGGCCCTCTggatttttgctttgtttcttgGCTCGTTAGAAACGGTACACGTTCGTGTTTTAGGATACAATGAACCGGGATGCTACCTGGTGCCTGAACATGACTTAGAGAAGTGGTTCAGCTCTCTCGTTATTATCCACTTTTTGGCGCAATACTTAATACCGGCTGTGATTATGGTGACTTTTAACATGCTAACAGCCCGAGCGGTGAGATCGTCTCCTGAAGTTCAGATCCGGAACATTGACGACATTTGGTTCCTGCATGTTTATTCCTCAGTTTTTATCATTTGCTGGCTTCCATTTCATCTAACCATGATCCTCATCTTGGTGGACCTGACACAACCAGATTTATTTACCTGCAACACAGTCGAGCAGCTCTTTTTCTCCTACACTGTCGTAAGAACAATCGCGTTACTCCACTGCTTGGCCAATCCCATCCTCTACAGTTTTCTAAGCAGGAGCTTCCGCAGCAAGCTTATTAACCTCATTTTGAGCCATTTGCCACAAGACGTTGTTGCTAATCAAGGAACAAATCAACATCCTGACCGAGTTGAAGGTAAAGGAAATGGAGGGAAGGCAAACAATATGGCTGAAAACAACACCAGCCAATCAGACGGAGGACCATAA